One segment of Ureibacillus thermophilus DNA contains the following:
- a CDS encoding ABC transporter substrate-binding protein, giving the protein MKVNNRFLLLSVLIFACFLLVACASQASDSETDKKKDSLVLAIGSEPTDGFDPTTGWGRYGSPLFQSTLLTLDRNFNVQPDLAVDYSVSEDGLEWTVKIRDDVKFSDGEPLTIEDVIFTFETAKNSQSVVDLQNLKKIEKLDAQTVKFVLERPQSTFLYTLTMLGIVPKHAYSENYRENPIGSGPYKLVQWDKGQQLIVEENPYYYGKKSPFKKLTFLFLSQDAAFLAAKAGQVDIVSVPPNLAKESISGMKLIALDSVDNRGIMLPFVKPGYDAEKGIEIGHEVTSDLAIRKALNIGIDRDKLVEDVLEGFGTPAFSVADKLPWWNEETVFEDGDIEAAEQILMDAGWRKNADGIFEKDGEKASFTLVYPASDQTRQSLAIAFKQMAKEIGIEVNTEGKSWSEIEEVMHSTPVVMGWGSHDPIEIYHLYHSKYRGQGYSNANYYSNKKVDQYMDQAIHAITPEEANEYWKKAQWDGETGFSALGDAPWVWLVNLQHLYFVNEHLNIGEQKIQPHGHGWPITEFIADWTWEE; this is encoded by the coding sequence ATGAAGGTTAATAATCGATTCCTACTTTTATCAGTGCTGATTTTCGCATGTTTCCTGCTGGTTGCATGCGCATCCCAAGCTTCTGACTCAGAAACAGACAAGAAAAAAGATAGTTTAGTATTGGCAATCGGCTCAGAACCGACCGATGGATTTGATCCAACGACTGGATGGGGGCGGTACGGTTCCCCATTGTTTCAAAGCACCTTGCTTACACTGGACCGAAATTTCAATGTGCAGCCGGATTTGGCCGTGGACTATAGCGTGAGTGAAGATGGATTGGAGTGGACTGTAAAAATTCGCGATGATGTGAAGTTTTCCGACGGTGAGCCGCTGACAATCGAGGATGTGATATTTACCTTTGAAACGGCCAAAAACAGCCAATCAGTGGTGGACTTACAAAACTTAAAAAAGATTGAAAAACTTGATGCCCAAACAGTGAAATTTGTTTTAGAAAGACCCCAATCGACCTTTTTATACACATTAACAATGCTAGGAATTGTACCGAAACATGCCTATTCTGAAAACTATCGGGAAAATCCAATTGGCTCTGGACCATATAAGTTAGTGCAATGGGATAAAGGGCAGCAGCTGATTGTCGAGGAGAATCCTTATTATTACGGAAAAAAATCTCCTTTTAAGAAATTAACATTCCTCTTTTTATCCCAGGATGCCGCATTTTTAGCGGCAAAAGCGGGACAGGTGGATATTGTATCCGTTCCGCCAAACTTAGCGAAAGAATCCATTTCTGGAATGAAGTTAATCGCCTTGGATAGTGTAGATAACCGGGGGATTATGCTGCCTTTCGTAAAACCGGGATACGATGCTGAAAAAGGAATTGAAATTGGGCATGAGGTTACATCGGATCTGGCCATTCGAAAAGCGCTGAATATCGGCATTGACAGGGACAAGCTAGTGGAAGATGTTCTTGAAGGATTCGGCACTCCTGCTTTTTCGGTAGCGGACAAACTGCCATGGTGGAATGAAGAGACCGTTTTTGAAGATGGGGATATAGAAGCGGCAGAACAAATTTTAATGGATGCCGGATGGCGGAAAAACGCGGATGGAATTTTTGAAAAAGACGGAGAGAAGGCAAGTTTTACATTGGTATATCCCGCCAGTGACCAAACGCGCCAATCGTTGGCCATTGCATTTAAACAAATGGCCAAAGAAATCGGCATTGAGGTCAACACGGAAGGCAAAAGCTGGAGCGAAATCGAGGAAGTTATGCATTCAACGCCAGTCGTTATGGGATGGGGAAGCCATGACCCGATTGAAATTTACCACCTGTACCATAGCAAATACCGTGGCCAAGGCTATTCCAATGCTAACTATTATTCGAACAAAAAAGTCGACCAATATATGGACCAGGCTATTCATGCTATAACGCCGGAGGAAGCTAATGAATATTGGAAAAAAGCCCAATGGGATGGAGAAACGGGCTTTTCTGCTTTGGGCGATGCTCCATGGGTTTGGTTGGTGAATCTTCAGCACTTATATTTTGTGAATGAACATTTGAATATAGGCGAACAGAAGATACAACCCCATGGACACGGATGGCCGATAACGGAATTTATTGCAGATTGGACATGGGAAGAGTGA
- the hypD gene encoding hydrogenase formation protein HypD: MKMRFVDEFRNPELIRKTLDEIERIIEPDDHFRIMEACGGHTYSIFHFGLQELLPKNIEFIHGPGCPVCVLPPGRVDEGLEIASKNSDVIFTAFGDVMRVPGKKGSPLNYKAMGTDVRMIYSPLDALNIAIKNPDKKIILFAIGFETTAPSTAITVLKAKELDIDNFFVYSNHVKIVPVLKSILDQPNMRIDGFIGPGHASVVIGAHPYEIIAKEYKKPVVISGFEPLDLLQSILMLIKQLKNGESKVEIQYKRVVMEGGNVSALEIIDQVFEDRPAFEWRGLGAIQNSALKLKPEFAKWDAEVQFNVEKITIEENKDAQCGEVLKGMLKPNQCKLFGKVCTPDNPVGALMVSSEGACATYYNHLYSTMSL, translated from the coding sequence ATGAAAATGCGATTTGTGGATGAATTTCGCAATCCTGAACTCATCCGAAAAACTTTAGATGAAATTGAGCGAATCATCGAGCCGGATGACCATTTCCGTATTATGGAAGCATGCGGGGGGCATACCTATTCCATTTTCCATTTCGGTTTACAAGAATTATTGCCGAAAAATATTGAGTTTATACATGGACCAGGTTGTCCTGTTTGTGTTCTTCCTCCAGGTCGTGTGGATGAAGGATTGGAGATTGCATCCAAAAATTCGGATGTGATTTTTACAGCTTTTGGGGATGTGATGCGAGTGCCCGGAAAAAAAGGCTCGCCTTTAAACTACAAAGCGATGGGTACAGATGTGCGGATGATTTATTCGCCTCTTGATGCATTAAACATTGCCATAAAAAATCCAGATAAAAAAATAATATTATTCGCAATCGGTTTTGAAACGACGGCGCCTTCTACGGCCATTACGGTGTTAAAGGCAAAAGAATTGGATATCGACAACTTTTTCGTCTATTCCAACCATGTAAAAATCGTACCGGTTTTAAAATCCATATTAGATCAGCCCAATATGAGGATTGATGGTTTTATAGGACCGGGGCATGCATCAGTCGTCATTGGCGCCCACCCTTATGAAATTATTGCAAAAGAATATAAGAAGCCGGTTGTGATTTCTGGATTTGAACCGTTGGATTTATTACAGTCCATTTTAATGTTAATCAAACAATTGAAAAACGGGGAATCCAAAGTGGAAATTCAATATAAGCGGGTTGTGATGGAAGGAGGCAATGTTTCTGCGCTCGAAATCATAGATCAAGTGTTTGAAGACCGTCCAGCATTCGAATGGCGCGGATTAGGCGCGATTCAAAATTCTGCATTGAAGCTAAAGCCAGAATTTGCGAAATGGGACGCAGAAGTGCAATTTAATGTTGAAAAAATCACGATTGAAGAAAATAAAGATGCCCAATGCGGCGAGGTGTTAAAAGGAATGCTCAAGCCAAATCAATGCAAATTGTTTGGAAAAGTATGCACGCCAGACAATCCTGTCGGCGCTCTCATGGTTTCTTCTGAAGGGGCGTGTGCAACTTATTACAATCATCTCTATTCAACCATGAGCTTATAA
- the hypE gene encoding hydrogenase expression/formation protein HypE yields the protein MLKEKIAFREPTIQLAHGAGGKASRRLIEGLLAPYLNVSELNDAAYVQIDQAQIAFTADSFVVNPLRFPGGSIGELAINGTVNDLAMGGAKPLAIVTTFIIEAGLETEILEAEIKAMHEAAEKANVAIVGGDTKVVEHQKADKLFITTAGIGLADPRVNLSAGRVKQGDKIILSGPIGDHGITILFARGELDLEADIKSDTRAVWPFVSKLIDAAAPGLKWMRDPTRGGMATALNELARDAKVAIMLEEEAIQVNPEVRGACEILGLDPMHIANEGQFIAVVSEEYADAALKAIQQVPGGEQAAIIGEVFESDRHIVLSRSSYGGTRAIDMLVGDPLPRIC from the coding sequence ATGCTGAAAGAGAAAATCGCATTTAGAGAACCAACCATTCAACTAGCCCATGGAGCCGGCGGGAAGGCAAGCAGGAGGTTAATTGAGGGACTATTAGCGCCATATTTAAATGTTAGTGAATTAAATGATGCGGCCTATGTCCAAATCGATCAAGCCCAAATTGCTTTTACAGCAGATAGTTTTGTAGTGAATCCATTGAGATTTCCAGGAGGTTCCATTGGAGAGCTAGCAATCAATGGAACGGTAAATGATCTTGCAATGGGCGGTGCGAAACCACTGGCAATTGTGACAACTTTCATCATCGAAGCGGGTCTGGAAACAGAAATATTGGAAGCTGAAATAAAAGCCATGCATGAAGCGGCGGAAAAAGCAAATGTGGCCATTGTAGGCGGCGATACAAAAGTGGTCGAACATCAAAAAGCGGACAAGCTGTTTATTACAACAGCAGGCATTGGTTTGGCGGATCCAAGAGTCAATTTATCAGCAGGCAGGGTGAAGCAAGGAGACAAAATCATTCTCTCAGGGCCTATTGGAGATCATGGCATCACCATTCTCTTTGCCCGGGGAGAACTTGACTTAGAGGCAGATATCAAATCAGATACCCGTGCAGTTTGGCCCTTTGTTTCGAAACTGATTGATGCTGCAGCACCGGGATTAAAATGGATGCGAGATCCAACCCGTGGAGGAATGGCGACGGCTTTAAATGAACTAGCAAGAGATGCAAAAGTGGCAATCATGCTTGAAGAAGAAGCCATCCAAGTGAATCCAGAAGTTCGCGGCGCTTGTGAAATACTAGGTCTTGATCCTATGCATATTGCAAACGAAGGACAATTCATTGCTGTTGTTAGTGAGGAATATGCCGATGCCGCATTAAAAGCCATTCAACAAGTTCCAGGTGGAGAACAGGCAGCCATCATTGGAGAAGTGTTTGAAAGCGACCGCCATATTGTCCTTTCCCGCTCTTCCTATGGAGGAACGCGTGCGATTGATATGTTAGTCGGTGATCCGCTCCCACGGATATGTTAG
- a CDS encoding ABC transporter ATP-binding protein, whose amino-acid sequence MHVYELNHETQEELEKIQNNLLLEVKNLSLTIERFGKGWTRERLYVIRDFHLKIHHGEVVAIVGASGSGKSLLADAILGIHPKNSIVDGMIKYENELLTEKRRKRLRGNDILLIPQMTNALDPLMKVGKQVKTLMKQNNRQKAVKQIFQKVGLDPDVYHQIPSACSGGMIRKIFIAMALASEAKLIIADEPTNGLDYESIDEMLFQIKMLAKDNKGVIMITHDLEAAMKVADKIAVFYAGETVEVVDKKHLKKGGKFRHPYSRALWNALPQNGFIAIDSTQPSATEKLTGCSFAKQCPKATKKCKIEKPLLKEISHDEMVRCFYAGM is encoded by the coding sequence ATGCATGTTTATGAATTGAATCATGAAACACAGGAAGAACTAGAAAAAATACAAAACAATCTTTTGCTGGAAGTAAAAAATTTATCCCTCACCATTGAACGATTTGGCAAAGGATGGACAAGGGAACGTTTATATGTTATTCGAGACTTTCATTTAAAGATTCATCATGGAGAAGTAGTGGCAATTGTAGGTGCCAGTGGGTCAGGCAAAAGTTTGTTAGCGGACGCCATTTTAGGAATTCATCCGAAGAATTCAATTGTTGATGGGATGATAAAATACGAAAACGAACTGTTGACGGAGAAACGAAGAAAACGGCTTCGGGGCAATGATATTCTGTTGATTCCACAAATGACCAATGCCTTAGACCCTTTAATGAAAGTAGGAAAACAAGTAAAAACATTAATGAAACAAAACAATCGTCAAAAAGCGGTGAAGCAAATTTTCCAAAAGGTAGGGCTGGACCCAGATGTTTATCATCAAATTCCTTCCGCATGTTCAGGAGGGATGATTCGAAAAATTTTTATTGCCATGGCGTTGGCGAGTGAAGCGAAGTTAATCATTGCAGATGAACCAACGAATGGACTGGATTATGAATCAATAGATGAAATGTTATTCCAAATAAAAATGTTGGCAAAGGACAACAAGGGAGTAATCATGATTACCCATGATTTAGAAGCGGCAATGAAAGTAGCCGATAAAATAGCCGTGTTCTATGCGGGGGAAACCGTTGAAGTGGTTGACAAAAAACATTTGAAAAAAGGCGGGAAATTCCGCCACCCATATTCCAGGGCATTGTGGAATGCATTGCCGCAAAACGGGTTTATCGCCATTGATAGCACCCAACCTTCCGCTACTGAAAAATTGACCGGTTGTTCCTTTGCAAAGCAATGTCCGAAAGCAACGAAAAAATGCAAAATAGAAAAGCCGTTATTAAAAGAGATTAGTCATGACGAAATGGTTAGGTGCTTCTATGCTGGAATGTAA
- the hypF gene encoding carbamoyltransferase HypF has product MTTPYRTMTYTFLPDTAICDDCLKELFDPESKRYLYPYIGCPNCGPRYALMKNVPFERQNTTMADWEMCPTCKEEYENPQNRRYHAELNCCPQCGPNYYLSENGERYEGEEMFRRVAELLNAGEILLVKNNGGYHLVCDAFNRNAVQVMRDKLGRPRKSFAIMVKDLEAAKEIVHLSEKEEAILLSKKRPILLAKSKSEELSSIVAPNNTDIGLMVPYTGLQHLLFHFGAPRYIVMTSANYPGEPTIHKEDQLTRLVEDFQCATLIGEREIERSVDDTVLKVTKLGAVPFRRSRGYNNLLDITLPSSRPILTVGADLKSTITLVKDQKVVMSHHLGDMTKYGTQLKFERTVKDYLAIHGVDLSETIIGYDLHPEYFTTKFAQNLEGYRHIAVQHHKAHLASILALKNKLSERVVGIVFDGAGFGEDGEIWGGEIFVGSVQEGFTRHGHLRKASLIGGDAAATYPLQALAGFIGDFDKDLFDRLQLPDPFPKALKIKEKNIRTFPTTSVGRLYDAVAALLGFHLDNSFEGEAAIALEYLASQSKVEEVYTFPWTGEELDYRPLFEEMIQSKLKGQSPSVIARGFHRSLAQAVVDVIQSLCEEYDTNYAVLSGGVFHNSLLVSDIFDLLEGSKIEILYDDEVPLGDNCISLGQAAILSATIIE; this is encoded by the coding sequence ATGACAACGCCATATCGTACAATGACCTATACTTTTTTACCTGATACTGCTATTTGCGATGATTGTTTAAAAGAATTGTTTGACCCGGAAAGTAAACGTTATTTATATCCATATATCGGCTGCCCTAATTGCGGTCCAAGATATGCGTTAATGAAAAATGTTCCATTTGAACGCCAAAATACAACCATGGCGGATTGGGAAATGTGCCCTACCTGTAAAGAAGAATATGAAAATCCGCAAAACCGCCGGTACCACGCAGAATTAAATTGCTGCCCACAATGCGGCCCAAACTATTACCTATCTGAAAACGGAGAGCGCTATGAAGGCGAAGAGATGTTTCGTCGGGTCGCTGAACTATTGAATGCCGGGGAAATCCTTCTTGTAAAAAACAATGGAGGCTATCATTTAGTTTGCGATGCCTTTAATAGAAATGCAGTACAGGTAATGAGGGATAAATTAGGCCGTCCAAGAAAATCCTTTGCCATTATGGTTAAAGATTTAGAAGCGGCCAAGGAGATTGTCCATTTATCCGAAAAAGAAGAAGCCATTTTGTTATCGAAAAAGCGACCTATTCTGCTTGCAAAATCAAAAAGTGAAGAATTGAGTTCCATCGTGGCGCCAAATAATACGGATATTGGCCTTATGGTGCCTTATACAGGATTGCAGCATTTGCTTTTCCATTTTGGAGCACCCCGCTATATCGTGATGACAAGCGCCAATTATCCAGGAGAACCTACTATTCATAAAGAAGATCAATTAACGAGATTAGTAGAGGATTTTCAATGTGCAACATTAATAGGAGAACGTGAAATTGAGCGCAGCGTTGACGATACGGTTTTAAAAGTGACAAAACTTGGAGCAGTTCCATTTAGAAGATCCCGGGGCTATAACAATTTGTTGGATATCACGTTGCCTTCTTCCCGCCCGATTTTAACGGTAGGTGCAGATTTAAAGAGCACCATTACGCTGGTAAAAGACCAGAAAGTCGTTATGAGCCACCATCTTGGTGACATGACGAAATATGGCACACAGTTGAAGTTTGAACGGACAGTGAAGGATTATTTGGCCATCCATGGGGTGGACTTGAGCGAAACCATCATCGGTTATGATTTGCATCCGGAATACTTTACGACTAAATTTGCCCAAAATTTAGAAGGCTATCGACACATCGCCGTTCAACATCATAAAGCCCATTTGGCCTCTATATTGGCATTGAAAAATAAACTGTCCGAACGGGTTGTTGGCATTGTTTTTGACGGTGCTGGATTTGGTGAAGATGGAGAAATTTGGGGCGGTGAAATCTTTGTTGGAAGCGTACAGGAAGGATTTACGCGGCACGGCCATTTAAGAAAAGCATCTTTAATTGGCGGAGATGCCGCAGCAACATATCCGCTTCAAGCATTAGCTGGATTTATTGGGGATTTTGACAAAGACTTGTTTGATCGGCTGCAGCTTCCGGATCCGTTCCCGAAAGCGCTGAAAATTAAGGAAAAAAATATTCGGACATTTCCGACAACGTCTGTAGGCAGGTTATATGATGCGGTGGCGGCATTACTAGGTTTCCATTTGGACAACTCCTTTGAAGGGGAAGCGGCTATAGCATTGGAGTATTTGGCCAGCCAATCCAAAGTGGAAGAAGTCTACACATTCCCTTGGACGGGTGAAGAATTAGACTATCGCCCATTATTTGAAGAAATGATTCAATCAAAGCTGAAAGGCCAATCACCATCAGTGATTGCAAGGGGATTCCATCGCAGTTTGGCCCAGGCGGTTGTGGATGTGATTCAGTCCCTTTGTGAAGAATATGATACGAATTACGCCGTATTGTCCGGCGGGGTGTTCCATAATAGTCTGCTGGTTTCCGACATTTTCGATTTATTGGAAGGTTCAAAGATTGAAATTTTATATGATGATGAAGTTCCATTGGGCGATAACTGCATCAGTTTGGGACAAGCAGCCATTCTTTCAGCAACAATCATTGAATAA
- a CDS encoding ABC transporter ATP-binding protein: MTKWLGASMLECKNIGFYYNRSNWLFRNIHLSIERGEIIGIYGKSGSGKTTLAKIMANYLSPMEGEVLVDGEKSNHSEVYPVQLIWQHPEQAINPKWKLSKIFEEAKELDQDIPSILGIKEEWLNRRAHELSGGELQRFCIARAFHPDTRYIIADEITSMFDAITQAQIWHALIRLVKERNIGVLAISHHISLLERISDRIIDFNQLKGASEKSF, from the coding sequence ATGACGAAATGGTTAGGTGCTTCTATGCTGGAATGTAAAAATATTGGTTTTTATTACAATCGTTCAAATTGGCTGTTTCGAAACATCCATTTATCCATTGAACGGGGAGAAATTATCGGCATATACGGAAAAAGCGGATCGGGGAAAACAACCCTAGCGAAAATTATGGCAAACTATCTTTCGCCTATGGAAGGGGAAGTTCTAGTGGATGGTGAAAAGAGCAATCATTCAGAAGTGTACCCAGTGCAGTTGATTTGGCAGCATCCTGAACAGGCTATCAATCCTAAATGGAAGCTTTCCAAAATATTTGAAGAAGCAAAAGAATTGGATCAAGATATCCCCTCTATCCTTGGCATTAAAGAGGAGTGGCTCAATCGCAGAGCTCACGAACTTTCTGGCGGCGAGCTGCAAAGGTTTTGCATTGCCCGCGCCTTTCATCCCGATACCCGGTATATTATTGCCGATGAAATTACCAGCATGTTCGACGCCATTACACAGGCGCAAATATGGCATGCTCTCATTCGGCTTGTAAAAGAGCGGAATATCGGAGTATTGGCCATCAGTCACCACATTTCCTTGCTGGAACGAATTAGCGATCGCATCATTGATTTTAATCAATTAAAGGGGGCGTCTGAAAAGTCATTTTGA
- a CDS encoding ABC transporter permease → MKNQYLFIDFDSTNYKRRILWKIIGLVCLFLLVALSGFWIGEEQIEANMGEKHLSPSLDHPFGTDWLGRDMFFRTLLGLHLSWKVGLFAAVISTVIALTLSLLSSINKFFDSLVTMLIDLFLSIPHLVALILIAFVLGGGVKGIVIGIAFTHWPSLTRVLRAEILQIKSSEYVHISKKLGKSRMWIIRHHYLPQLAPQLFVGFILLFPHAILHESAITFLGFGLSPEQPAIGIILSEAMKYLTMGMWWLVVFPGLSLFGMVVIFDALGNNLRKLLNPN, encoded by the coding sequence ATGAAAAATCAGTATCTTTTTATTGATTTTGACAGTACCAATTATAAAAGACGAATCTTATGGAAAATCATCGGACTTGTATGCCTCTTTTTGCTAGTTGCCCTTAGTGGTTTTTGGATTGGGGAAGAACAGATCGAAGCAAATATGGGTGAAAAGCATCTTAGCCCTTCCTTGGATCATCCTTTTGGGACAGATTGGCTAGGTCGCGATATGTTTTTTCGAACGCTTTTGGGGCTTCATTTAAGTTGGAAGGTAGGATTATTCGCAGCTGTTATAAGTACAGTGATTGCATTGACATTAAGCTTGCTTTCATCGATCAATAAATTTTTTGATTCGCTTGTCACGATGCTTATCGATTTGTTTTTAAGCATTCCCCACCTCGTCGCTTTAATTTTAATTGCTTTCGTGCTAGGAGGGGGAGTAAAAGGCATTGTGATTGGGATTGCATTTACCCATTGGCCTTCGCTGACGAGGGTGTTACGGGCGGAAATCTTGCAAATCAAATCATCGGAATATGTACATATATCTAAGAAATTGGGAAAATCCCGCATGTGGATTATCCGGCATCACTACTTGCCGCAGCTAGCGCCCCAATTGTTTGTTGGCTTTATCTTGTTGTTTCCGCATGCCATATTGCATGAATCCGCCATTACTTTCTTAGGGTTTGGATTATCGCCGGAACAGCCCGCTATCGGCATAATATTATCAGAGGCGATGAAATATTTAACAATGGGCATGTGGTGGCTTGTTGTTTTTCCTGGTCTTTCATTGTTTGGGATGGTCGTGATATTTGATGCGTTGGGCAATAACTTGAGAAAACTGTTGAATCCAAATTAA
- a CDS encoding acyl-CoA dehydrogenase family protein: MTKSLAEKPLLESIIEQKLKPFVKKIDTEGYYARDYLLELGKEGFFRSEGKTETEYLLKEMKLVEETAKVCMTTAFCLWCHLAGLTYVRNTNNATIKNRLLPLFENGELLAATGLSNPMKYYAGLEKLHLRAEETDGGYILSGVLPAVSNLEESHWFGTIASVSESKRVMFFVPCNAKGLTLKEKAGYLGVNGSATYACQFDQVFIQNEYVLAENADEFVELIRPKFILYQIPLGIGIMKASTDSIHKVKSRQNGCNQFLPTQASDIEETIHQIEEKLEQLLKKDSLHWKEIAKIRLETTYSTLEATQASMLHNGSAGYLQCCDPSRRLREAYFFANLTPTIKHLEKVLSN; this comes from the coding sequence TTGACGAAAAGCTTAGCGGAAAAACCGTTGCTGGAAAGCATCATCGAACAAAAGTTGAAGCCTTTTGTAAAGAAAATTGATACAGAAGGCTATTACGCAAGGGATTATTTGCTGGAGCTCGGAAAAGAAGGATTTTTCCGGTCGGAAGGCAAAACGGAAACAGAATACCTTTTAAAAGAAATGAAGTTGGTGGAAGAAACGGCGAAAGTTTGTATGACTACGGCATTTTGCCTTTGGTGTCACCTTGCCGGATTAACGTATGTGCGAAATACAAACAATGCGACCATCAAAAACCGCTTACTGCCGTTGTTTGAAAATGGAGAACTTTTGGCTGCCACAGGCTTATCCAATCCAATGAAATATTATGCCGGGCTCGAAAAATTGCATTTACGTGCTGAGGAAACGGACGGAGGTTACATCCTTTCCGGCGTTCTTCCGGCTGTTTCAAATTTGGAGGAGAGCCATTGGTTTGGTACCATTGCGAGCGTCAGTGAAAGTAAACGGGTGATGTTTTTTGTTCCATGCAATGCCAAAGGGCTAACACTCAAAGAAAAGGCTGGTTATTTAGGCGTAAATGGAAGCGCCACTTATGCTTGTCAATTCGATCAAGTATTTATTCAAAATGAGTATGTGCTTGCGGAAAATGCCGACGAGTTTGTCGAGCTGATTCGTCCGAAATTCATTCTATACCAAATCCCATTGGGCATCGGTATCATGAAAGCTTCTACTGATTCCATTCATAAAGTGAAATCAAGACAAAATGGGTGCAATCAATTCTTGCCGACACAAGCAAGTGATATTGAAGAAACCATCCATCAAATTGAAGAAAAACTCGAGCAATTATTGAAAAAAGATTCTCTACACTGGAAAGAAATCGCAAAAATCCGCTTGGAAACGACCTATTCAACATTGGAAGCTACACAAGCAAGTATGCTTCATAACGGAAGCGCCGGGTATTTGCAATGTTGCGACCCTTCCCGCCGATTGCGCGAAGCCTATTTCTTTGCAAATTTGACACCAACCATCAAACACCTGGAAAAAGTTCTTTCTAACTAA
- a CDS encoding ABC transporter permease produces MQLLNIGKFILLRTLKFAILLFAVVLFSFILVSFSPVDPIQSYLGAEMMVVSEEQKERLAEYFGVDESKTQQFLNWLNMFLHGDLGTSLLYRQEVIAVIQERFLASFVLMAISWIISGIFGYALGVIAGMNKGTMIDKAIKSFCFILASTPAFWIGILLLIVFSLWLGWFPIGLSLPIGMLAEEVTVWDWLKHIILPALTLSIIGVSNITLHTRQKVMDVLESEFIRFARSKGEEGFRLFARHGLRNTLFPAISVHFASFGELFGGAILAEQVFSYPGLGQAIVQAGMNSDVPLLLGIVVFSTLFVFIGNLLADLLYYLIDVRMKNGETI; encoded by the coding sequence TTGCAACTCTTGAATATAGGAAAATTTATTCTATTGCGCACATTGAAATTTGCCATATTGCTATTTGCCGTTGTCTTGTTCTCTTTCATACTCGTCAGCTTCTCGCCTGTCGATCCCATCCAATCCTATCTCGGGGCGGAGATGATGGTGGTCAGCGAAGAGCAAAAGGAACGACTTGCTGAATATTTTGGTGTCGATGAATCAAAAACACAGCAATTTCTTAATTGGTTGAATATGTTTTTGCATGGGGATTTGGGCACTTCCCTCTTATACAGGCAAGAGGTAATCGCTGTAATACAAGAAAGATTTCTGGCCTCTTTTGTATTAATGGCAATTTCATGGATAATCTCTGGCATTTTTGGTTATGCATTAGGAGTCATTGCAGGGATGAATAAAGGAACGATGATAGATAAAGCCATTAAATCCTTTTGTTTCATCCTCGCTTCAACACCTGCCTTTTGGATAGGCATATTATTATTAATTGTCTTTTCCTTGTGGCTCGGTTGGTTTCCTATTGGTTTAAGCCTGCCTATTGGAATGTTGGCTGAAGAAGTAACGGTATGGGATTGGTTAAAACATATCATTCTCCCTGCTTTGACATTAAGTATTATTGGCGTTTCCAATATCACCCTTCATACAAGGCAAAAAGTGATGGACGTTCTCGAGAGTGAATTTATCCGATTTGCCCGGTCAAAGGGGGAAGAAGGTTTCCGGCTTTTTGCCAGACATGGTTTGCGAAATACGTTATTCCCTGCCATTTCTGTGCACTTTGCCTCATTTGGAGAATTGTTTGGAGGGGCCATTTTAGCTGAACAAGTATTTTCTTATCCGGGTTTGGGACAAGCCATCGTTCAAGCAGGAATGAATAGTGATGTTCCCCTGTTGCTGGGAATCGTTGTATTTAGTACGTTGTTTGTGTTTATCGGCAATTTATTGGCCGATTTGTTGTATTACCTCATCGATGTACGGATGAAAAATGGTGAAACGATATGA
- a CDS encoding HypC/HybG/HupF family hydrogenase formation chaperone produces the protein MCLAIPGKIIELLDDNLAMIDVSGVRRKVNISLIKHENVQVDDWVLIHVGFAMNKISEEQAKEQLQLLAEIGEEQEALAEVKGYQFE, from the coding sequence ATGTGCTTAGCGATTCCAGGAAAAATCATTGAGCTTTTGGATGACAATTTGGCGATGATTGACGTTTCAGGTGTTAGACGTAAAGTCAACATCAGTTTAATCAAACACGAAAATGTACAAGTAGATGACTGGGTGTTAATCCACGTCGGATTTGCAATGAATAAAATCAGTGAAGAACAAGCGAAAGAGCAATTACAGCTGTTAGCGGAAATTGGAGAAGAACAGGAAGCGTTAGCAGAAGTGAAAGGCTATCAATTTGAATAA